A genomic segment from Brienomyrus brachyistius isolate T26 chromosome 9, BBRACH_0.4, whole genome shotgun sequence encodes:
- the nudt17 gene encoding nucleoside diphosphate-linked moiety X motif 17 isoform X1, translating into MEKVRRILVYLSKESSVPECARFVQSITGHFADSETDLVEVRCSLENNRFILYGQDGGKRGPGVMLKRASFCPFKHMSKSDAAALPTGVQSRGVDVGVVVLLQSANQKLLLTRRAAGLSIFPNVWVPPGGHIEFDEKMVDAGLRELREETGLEINQEDVSSQLLGLWESAYPPMLSRGLPQRHHIVTYILLHTSLTHQQLQASLQPEPAEVSGCLWVDAEIVRAIVSAVDGEEDNGKLPGNLPQTVSMWEVSPEGRLCSSVLPVSILCNRALAVGEDVERVSTGTKFALELWLKTMELHR; encoded by the exons ATGGAGAAGGTGCGGAGAATCCTGGTGTACCTCTCGAAGGAAAGCTCCGTCCCTGAATGCGCTCGATTCGTCCAG AGTATAACGGGACATTTCGCTGACTCAGAGACCGACTTGGTGGAAGTGAGATGCTCCCTGGAGAATAATCGCTTCATATTGTATGGACAGGACGGTGGGAAACGAGGACCTGGAGTAATGCTGAAG AGGGCTTCCTTCTGTCCTTTCAAGCACATGTCCAAGTCGGACGCGGCAGCTCTCCCAACAGGCGTCCAGAGCCGTGGGGTGGATGTGGGAGTCGTTGTGCTGCTgcagtcagccaatcagaagctgCTGTTGACCCGCCGGGCTGCTGGCCTGAGCATTTTCCCCAATGTGTGGGTCCCACCAG GTGGCCATATTGAATTTGATGAAAAG ATGGTGGACGCGGGGCTGCGGGAGCTTCGGGAGGAGACTGGGCTGGAGATAAACCAAGAGGACGTCTCATCTCAGCTACTTGGGCTTTGGGag TCAGCGTACCCTCCCATGTTGTCCAGAGGATTACCACAAAGACATCATATTGTCACCTATATTCTCTTACACACCTCgctgacacaccagcagcttCAG GCTTCTTTGCAGCCTGAACCTGCAGAGGTCAGTGGCTGTCTGTGGGTGGATGCTGAGATCGTCAGGGCCATCGTGTCTGCCGTGGATGGAGAAGAGGATAATGGGAAGCTGCCAGGAAATCTGCCACAAACTGTGAG CATGTGGGAGGTGTCTCCAGAAGGCAGGCTTTGCTCCTCTGTTCTTCCAGTATCCATCCTATGCAATCGGGCACTGGCAGTGGGTGAGGACGTGGAACGGGTCAGCACTGGGACCAAGTTTGCCCTGGAGCTGTGGCTGAAAACAATGGAGCTACACAGATGA
- the nudt17 gene encoding nucleoside diphosphate-linked moiety X motif 17 isoform X2: MRSIRPETDLVEVRCSLENNRFILYGQDGGKRGPGVMLKRASFCPFKHMSKSDAAALPTGVQSRGVDVGVVVLLQSANQKLLLTRRAAGLSIFPNVWVPPGGHIEFDEKMVDAGLRELREETGLEINQEDVSSQLLGLWESAYPPMLSRGLPQRHHIVTYILLHTSLTHQQLQASLQPEPAEVSGCLWVDAEIVRAIVSAVDGEEDNGKLPGNLPQTVSMWEVSPEGRLCSSVLPVSILCNRALAVGEDVERVSTGTKFALELWLKTMELHR; this comes from the exons ATGCGCTCGATTCGTCCAG AGACCGACTTGGTGGAAGTGAGATGCTCCCTGGAGAATAATCGCTTCATATTGTATGGACAGGACGGTGGGAAACGAGGACCTGGAGTAATGCTGAAG AGGGCTTCCTTCTGTCCTTTCAAGCACATGTCCAAGTCGGACGCGGCAGCTCTCCCAACAGGCGTCCAGAGCCGTGGGGTGGATGTGGGAGTCGTTGTGCTGCTgcagtcagccaatcagaagctgCTGTTGACCCGCCGGGCTGCTGGCCTGAGCATTTTCCCCAATGTGTGGGTCCCACCAG GTGGCCATATTGAATTTGATGAAAAG ATGGTGGACGCGGGGCTGCGGGAGCTTCGGGAGGAGACTGGGCTGGAGATAAACCAAGAGGACGTCTCATCTCAGCTACTTGGGCTTTGGGag TCAGCGTACCCTCCCATGTTGTCCAGAGGATTACCACAAAGACATCATATTGTCACCTATATTCTCTTACACACCTCgctgacacaccagcagcttCAG GCTTCTTTGCAGCCTGAACCTGCAGAGGTCAGTGGCTGTCTGTGGGTGGATGCTGAGATCGTCAGGGCCATCGTGTCTGCCGTGGATGGAGAAGAGGATAATGGGAAGCTGCCAGGAAATCTGCCACAAACTGTGAG CATGTGGGAGGTGTCTCCAGAAGGCAGGCTTTGCTCCTCTGTTCTTCCAGTATCCATCCTATGCAATCGGGCACTGGCAGTGGGTGAGGACGTGGAACGGGTCAGCACTGGGACCAAGTTTGCCCTGGAGCTGTGGCTGAAAACAATGGAGCTACACAGATGA